From a region of the Eulemur rufifrons isolate Redbay chromosome 7, OSU_ERuf_1, whole genome shotgun sequence genome:
- the FANCD2 gene encoding Fanconi anemia group D2 protein isoform X4 codes for MVSKRRLSKSEDKESLMEDASKARKQPLSKKTKKSHIPNAVEENDSVFVKLLKTSGVILKTGESQNQLAVDQIIFQKKLFQTLRKHPSYPKIIEEFVSGLESYIEDQDSFRNCLLSCERLQDEEASMGTSYSKSLIKLLLGIDILQPAIIKTLFEKLPEFLFEKMTSDGINMPRLIISQLKWLDRVVDGKDLTTKIMQLISIAPEYLQHDFITSLPEILGDSQHADVGKELR; via the exons ATGGTTTCCAAAAGAAGATTGTCAAAATCTGAGGATAAAGAGAGCCTGATGGAAGATGCTTCCA AAGCCAGGAAGCAGCCACTTtccaaaaagacaaagaaatctcATATTCCCAATGCAGTTGAAGAAAATGATAGTGTCTTTGTAAAACTTCTTAAGACATCAGGAGTTATTCTTAAAACCGGAGAGAGTCAGAATCAACTAG CTGTGgatcaaattattttccaaaagaagctCTTTCAGACCCTGAGGAAACATCCTTCTTATCCCAAA ATAATAGAAGAATTTGTTAGTGGCCTGGAGTCTTACATTGAGGACCAAGACAGCTTCAGGAACTGCCTTTTGTCTTGTGAACGTCTGCAGGATGAGGAAGCCAG CATGGGCACATCTTACTCTAAGAGCCTTATCAAACTGCTTCTGGGCATTGACATATTACAG CCTGCCATTATCAAAACCTTATTTGAGAAGTtgccagaatttctttttgaaaa GATGACCAGTGATGGAATCAACATGCCTCGACTAATTATCAGTCAACTAAAATGGCTTGACAGAGTTGTGGATGGCAAG GACCTCACCACCAAGATCATGCAGCTGATCAGTATTGCTCCAGAGTACCTGCAGCATGACTTCATCACCAGCCTACCTGAGATCCTAGGGGACTCCCAACATGCCGATGTGGGGAAAGAACTCAG ATGA